One genomic region from Bacillus aquiflavi encodes:
- the rapZ gene encoding RNase adapter RapZ, translated as MSTGAMSDIEMVIITGMSGAGKTVAIRSFEDLGYFCVDNLPPTLLPKFLELMKESGNKMNKVALVMDLRGREFFDHLFIALDDLSETSWVTPQILFLDADDETLVRRYKESRRSHPLSPSGLLLEGIKHERRLLEELKGRAQLIYNTSQLKPRELREKILKEFSANKQATFIVNLMSFGFKYGLPIDADLVFDVRFLPNPHYVDHMRPKTGLDDEVSNYVLKWNETQKFLEKLTDLLNFMLPHYKREGKAQLVIAIGCTGGQHRSVALAEYISHYYQDEYHTRITHRDIERRKELTT; from the coding sequence ATGAGTACCGGGGCGATGAGCGATATTGAAATGGTAATTATTACAGGAATGTCTGGGGCAGGAAAAACTGTTGCAATTAGAAGCTTTGAAGATTTAGGTTATTTTTGTGTTGATAATTTGCCGCCAACATTATTACCAAAATTTCTTGAACTGATGAAAGAGTCAGGGAATAAGATGAATAAAGTAGCACTCGTGATGGATTTACGCGGACGGGAGTTTTTTGACCATTTATTTATAGCTCTTGACGATTTATCGGAGACATCATGGGTGACGCCACAAATTCTTTTTTTAGACGCTGATGACGAAACGCTTGTTCGGCGTTATAAAGAATCGAGACGCTCCCACCCGTTATCTCCTTCCGGTCTTCTTCTTGAAGGGATAAAGCATGAGAGGCGACTTCTCGAGGAATTAAAAGGGAGAGCTCAGCTTATTTATAATACTTCCCAACTAAAACCGCGGGAATTGCGCGAAAAGATCTTAAAAGAATTTTCAGCAAACAAGCAAGCAACATTTATTGTTAATTTGATGTCATTTGGATTTAAATATGGCTTGCCAATTGACGCCGATCTAGTTTTTGATGTGCGTTTTTTGCCAAATCCTCATTATGTTGATCATATGAGACCAAAAACTGGTTTAGATGATGAAGTATCTAACTATGTTTTAAAATGGAATGAAACTCAGAAATTTCTTGAAAAATTAACTGATTTATTAAATTTTATGCTCCCACATTACAAACGAGAAGGAAAAGCTCAGCTCGTTATTGCGATTGGATGTACGGGGGGGCAGCATCGGTCTGTTGCGTTGGCGGAGTATATAAGTCATTACTATCAAGATGAATACCATACGCGCATTACTCACCGTGATATTGAGAGGAGAAAGGAATTAACAACATGA
- the hisD gene encoding histidinol dehydrogenase: protein MEILQVTNNLSIKRSIDTGTDEQRDVVKEIIKDVRQKGDEAVRFYTKKFDQSSLLTFLIKEEEIAEAYESLDDSSIAIIKEAAENIRSFHQKQLRSSWITTEENGTILGQKITPIDSVGVYVPGGTAAYPSSVLMNVIPAKVAGVKRIVMVSPPNKLGKLPAAVLVAAHEAGVEEIYKIGGAQAIGALAYGTETIQRVDKIVGPGNIYVALAKREVFGDVDIDMIAGPSEIVVLADETAYPHEVAADLLSQAEHDPRACSILVTPSNTLAQAVAKEVSEQLAKLPRKSIAAESIHNYGVIYVANGIDEAIDVVNELAPEHLEVMLENGMEMIGKIRHAGAIFIGRWSSEPVGDYFAGPNHVLPTNGTARFSSPLNVDDFQKKSSIISYSEKALRHNGHKIAQFARLEGLEAHARAVEARFKKTNI, encoded by the coding sequence ATGGAAATTTTACAAGTGACAAATAATTTATCAATTAAGCGCTCGATTGATACAGGAACTGACGAACAGCGAGATGTTGTCAAAGAAATTATTAAAGATGTCCGGCAAAAAGGGGACGAAGCTGTACGGTTTTATACGAAAAAATTTGATCAATCGAGTCTGTTGACTTTTTTAATAAAAGAAGAAGAAATTGCTGAAGCATATGAATCGTTAGATGATTCTTCTATCGCCATTATAAAAGAAGCGGCTGAAAATATTCGATCATTTCATCAGAAGCAGCTCCGCTCATCCTGGATTACAACAGAAGAAAACGGAACGATTCTCGGGCAAAAAATAACACCCATTGATTCAGTTGGCGTGTACGTTCCAGGAGGAACAGCTGCTTATCCTTCATCTGTTCTGATGAATGTAATCCCTGCAAAAGTAGCAGGAGTAAAACGAATTGTCATGGTTTCACCGCCGAACAAATTAGGAAAGCTTCCAGCGGCAGTTTTAGTCGCTGCACACGAAGCAGGAGTGGAAGAAATTTATAAGATCGGCGGAGCACAAGCAATTGGTGCCCTTGCTTATGGGACGGAAACAATTCAACGTGTCGATAAAATTGTCGGACCTGGGAATATTTATGTTGCTTTAGCGAAACGTGAAGTGTTTGGCGATGTAGATATTGACATGATTGCAGGACCAAGTGAAATTGTCGTCTTGGCTGATGAGACAGCGTATCCACATGAGGTAGCCGCAGATCTCTTATCCCAAGCAGAACATGATCCGCGAGCTTGTAGTATTCTTGTTACCCCGTCTAATACACTTGCTCAAGCAGTCGCAAAGGAAGTTTCAGAACAGCTTGCTAAGCTTCCACGCAAGAGTATTGCGGCTGAGTCGATTCATAATTATGGAGTTATTTACGTGGCAAATGGGATTGATGAGGCAATTGATGTTGTAAATGAGTTAGCACCAGAGCATTTAGAAGTGATGCTGGAAAATGGAATGGAAATGATCGGAAAAATCCGTCATGCGGGAGCTATATTTATCGGAAGATGGAGTTCAGAACCTGTCGGTGATTATTTCGCTGGACCTAATCATGTGTTACCTACTAATGGAACAGCGCGGTTCTCAAGCCCATTAAACGTAGATGATTTTCAAAAAAAGTCAAGTATCATTTCATATAGTGAAAAAGCATTGCGTCATAACGGACACAAAATTGCACAATTTGCACGATTAGAAGGTTTAGAAGCACATGCTCGTGCGGTTGAAGCAAGGTTTAAAAAAACGAATATTTAA
- the trxB gene encoding thioredoxin-disulfide reductase, with amino-acid sequence MSAEVKIYDVIIAGAGPAGMTAAVYTSRANLSTLMIERGVPGGQMANTEEVENYPGYDHILGPELSTKMFDHAKKFGAEYAYGDIKEIINGEEYKTVVAGSKEYKARAVIISTGAEYKHLGIPGEKELTGRGVSYCAVCDGAFFKNKELVVVGGGDSAVEEGVYLTRFASKVTIVHRRNELRAQKILQKRAFENNKIDFIWSHTVKQVNEHDGKVGSLTLVSTETGEEREFKTDGVFIYIGMVPLTEPFKNLGITNESGYIETNDQMETKVKGIFAAGDVREKTLRQIVTATGDGSIAAQSAQHYIEELMEKLKTKA; translated from the coding sequence ATGTCAGCAGAAGTGAAGATTTACGATGTGATTATTGCTGGAGCAGGCCCAGCTGGAATGACAGCAGCTGTATACACTTCACGAGCAAATCTCTCAACATTAATGATTGAGCGTGGAGTTCCAGGTGGTCAAATGGCCAATACTGAAGAAGTGGAAAACTATCCTGGATATGATCATATTTTAGGACCTGAGCTTTCAACAAAAATGTTTGATCATGCAAAAAAATTTGGTGCAGAATATGCATATGGCGATATTAAAGAAATTATCAACGGTGAAGAATACAAAACAGTTGTTGCAGGGTCGAAAGAATATAAAGCGCGCGCCGTTATTATTTCCACTGGTGCTGAGTATAAACACCTTGGAATACCTGGCGAAAAAGAACTCACAGGACGCGGAGTTTCCTACTGCGCTGTGTGCGATGGTGCCTTCTTTAAAAATAAAGAACTTGTCGTTGTTGGAGGAGGCGATTCCGCTGTAGAAGAAGGGGTTTATTTAACCCGCTTTGCTTCTAAAGTAACGATTGTCCATCGCCGTAACGAACTACGGGCACAAAAAATTCTTCAAAAACGGGCATTTGAAAATAATAAAATCGATTTTATTTGGAGCCATACTGTAAAACAAGTAAATGAACATGATGGTAAGGTTGGCAGCTTAACACTCGTTTCTACAGAAACAGGTGAAGAGCGAGAGTTTAAAACAGACGGTGTATTTATTTATATTGGAATGGTTCCGTTAACTGAACCGTTTAAAAATTTGGGTATTACAAACGAAAGCGGTTATATCGAAACAAACGATCAAATGGAAACAAAAGTTAAAGGTATTTTCGCAGCAGGAGACGTACGTGAAAAAACATTACGTCAAATAGTAACTGCAACTGGTGACGGCAGTATAGCTGCTCAAAGTGCTCAGCACTATATAGAAGAATTAATGGAAAAACTTAAAACGAAAGCTTAA
- a CDS encoding HPr family phosphocarrier protein: MVEKEVEIRLKTGLQARPAALFVQEANRFSSEIFLEKDGKKVNAKSIMGLMSLAIGSGSLVKISATGHDELEALEVLTKFTQKEG, encoded by the coding sequence ATGGTGGAAAAAGAAGTGGAAATACGATTGAAAACTGGGCTGCAAGCGCGTCCTGCAGCGTTGTTTGTTCAGGAAGCGAATCGATTTTCTTCAGAAATATTTCTAGAAAAGGATGGTAAGAAGGTAAATGCGAAGAGCATTATGGGTTTAATGAGTTTAGCCATCGGTTCTGGCTCTTTAGTAAAAATAAGTGCAACTGGTCACGATGAATTAGAGGCATTAGAAGTACTTACAAAATTTACCCAAAAAGAGGGATAA
- the hisIE gene encoding bifunctional phosphoribosyl-AMP cyclohydrolase/phosphoribosyl-ATP diphosphatase HisIE, producing MNVDEIQFDVNGLVPAIVQDWKTKEVLTLAYMNKESIQKSIESGETWFYSRSRQKLWHKGETSGHIQKIIDMQLDCDQDAILLFVAPQGPACHTGTTSCFAESDKIKQMSIDSIQTYEILNTLEKVIEERDEQRPEGAYTTYLFEKGIDKILKKVGEEAAEVIIAAKNRSEEELKWEAADLIYHLFVLLREQRLSFSKVLNVLEKRHQE from the coding sequence GTGAACGTTGATGAAATTCAATTTGATGTTAATGGTTTAGTGCCAGCAATAGTCCAAGACTGGAAGACAAAAGAAGTATTGACTCTTGCCTATATGAATAAGGAATCTATCCAAAAATCAATTGAATCGGGAGAAACATGGTTTTATAGCCGTTCTCGGCAAAAGTTATGGCATAAAGGAGAAACGAGCGGTCATATTCAAAAAATAATTGATATGCAGCTTGACTGTGATCAGGATGCCATCCTTCTCTTTGTTGCACCACAGGGGCCTGCATGTCATACTGGAACAACAAGTTGTTTTGCTGAAAGTGATAAAATCAAGCAAATGTCAATTGACAGTATACAAACATATGAAATTTTAAATACGTTAGAGAAAGTAATTGAAGAGCGAGACGAACAACGTCCAGAAGGTGCTTATACAACTTACTTATTCGAAAAAGGGATAGATAAAATATTAAAAAAAGTAGGTGAAGAAGCAGCTGAGGTTATTATTGCGGCAAAAAATAGAAGTGAAGAAGAACTAAAATGGGAAGCGGCTGATTTAATTTATCATTTATTTGTATTGTTAAGAGAACAGCGGCTCTCATTTTCAAAAGTATTAAACGTATTAGAAAAGCGTCACCAAGAATAA
- a CDS encoding tetratricopeptide repeat protein, with protein MGKNSQARQQMGKILSFIPTGEYYFTKGVKAYHRRDFHKAIKYLLRATQLEPGEPMILCQLALVYTETAQYRESNELLHEIVEELDEEMVECHYFLANNYAHLGLFREAANHANLYLKYDEDGEFVEDAEDLLELLSLEADEDYFVEDDLIIQQEEAKQLLESGKFAEVVTLLKKMINEYPEFWPAYNNLALAYFYLGEIEKSAMILQEVLERNEGNLHALCNSLVFLHYQNRYDEVNKLADMLEKVKPLLQEHQFKLGATFALIGRYKIAYLWLRRLQKYGFDGNEAFYYWLSYSAYHIGKEERAREAWEKTIKLNPEKIGLEPWNQLHIQAEHLEENFTYISTHLNSQYIEERLFALFLIAISTNKDQMLQIVTFENETASSFEREYMTFIKTGASFSSIKDAHETAKNLYKHYHPVNVLESGLYLMWFSIFVEALQKGMNLKNPKAWAAAVEYVWSKLRDEKIPQSKIAEKYNVSSSTVQKYVKMVNFCLQ; from the coding sequence ATGGGTAAAAACTCTCAAGCAAGACAGCAAATGGGGAAGATACTTTCCTTTATCCCTACAGGAGAATATTATTTTACGAAGGGTGTAAAAGCATACCACCGTCGTGATTTTCATAAAGCGATTAAATATTTATTACGTGCTACACAGCTTGAACCGGGAGAACCAATGATATTATGTCAACTTGCGCTTGTTTATACAGAAACGGCACAATACCGTGAATCAAACGAACTTTTACATGAAATTGTTGAAGAATTAGATGAAGAAATGGTTGAATGTCATTATTTTTTGGCAAATAATTATGCTCACCTTGGTCTATTTAGGGAGGCAGCTAACCATGCAAATCTTTATTTGAAGTACGATGAAGATGGAGAGTTTGTAGAAGATGCGGAAGATTTGCTTGAACTTTTATCTTTAGAAGCGGATGAAGATTATTTTGTAGAAGATGATTTAATTATTCAACAAGAAGAAGCGAAGCAGCTGCTTGAATCTGGGAAGTTTGCCGAAGTTGTTACATTATTAAAAAAAATGATTAATGAATACCCTGAGTTCTGGCCGGCGTATAATAATTTAGCACTTGCTTACTTTTACTTAGGTGAAATTGAAAAGTCAGCAATGATATTACAGGAAGTATTGGAACGAAATGAAGGTAATTTGCACGCTCTTTGTAACAGTTTAGTTTTTTTACATTATCAGAATCGGTATGATGAAGTGAATAAATTGGCTGATATGCTTGAGAAGGTAAAACCTTTACTACAGGAGCATCAATTCAAACTTGGAGCTACTTTTGCATTAATAGGCCGGTATAAAATTGCCTATCTTTGGCTGCGCAGATTGCAAAAGTACGGTTTTGATGGAAACGAGGCTTTTTATTATTGGCTTTCCTATTCAGCCTACCATATAGGAAAAGAAGAAAGAGCCAGAGAAGCTTGGGAAAAAACGATAAAGTTGAATCCAGAAAAAATCGGATTGGAACCATGGAATCAGTTGCATATCCAAGCCGAGCATTTGGAGGAAAATTTTACATATATATCGACGCATCTTAACAGTCAATATATAGAAGAAAGGTTATTTGCACTTTTTTTAATTGCAATTTCAACTAATAAGGATCAAATGTTACAAATAGTAACATTTGAAAATGAGACAGCTTCATCTTTTGAAAGAGAATATATGACATTTATCAAAACAGGAGCGTCATTTTCATCAATAAAGGATGCTCATGAAACCGCAAAAAACCTTTATAAGCACTATCACCCAGTTAATGTTCTTGAATCCGGCTTATATTTAATGTGGTTTTCGATATTTGTAGAAGCATTGCAAAAAGGAATGAACCTAAAAAATCCGAAAGCTTGGGCAGCAGCAGTTGAATACGTATGGTCTAAACTTCGTGACGAAAAGATTCCCCAAAGTAAAATAGCTGAAAAGTATAATGTTTCCTCTTCAACTGTTCAAAAATATGTCAAAATGGTTAATTTTTGTTTACAGTAA
- the hisB gene encoding imidazoleglycerol-phosphate dehydratase HisB — translation MVRSAEIKRKTSETDIKLKLEIDGDGKSELATPVPFLTHMLDAFARHGQFNLFVNANGDVDIDGHHTTEDIGICLGQAFVNALGDKRGIKRYGNSFVPMDEALAQVVVDLSNRPHLEIRANFPSQKVGTFDTELVHEFLWKFALEARMNLHVIVHYGQNTHHIIEAIFKALGRALDEATTIDPRIKGIPSTKGML, via the coding sequence ATGGTTAGAAGCGCTGAAATTAAGCGTAAAACTAGTGAAACAGACATTAAATTAAAACTAGAAATAGATGGGGACGGAAAAAGTGAACTGGCAACACCCGTTCCTTTTCTAACGCATATGCTTGATGCGTTTGCAAGACATGGACAGTTTAATCTATTTGTTAATGCGAATGGAGATGTTGACATTGATGGTCATCATACGACAGAGGATATAGGGATTTGTCTAGGTCAAGCATTTGTCAATGCACTTGGAGATAAAAGAGGCATTAAGCGGTATGGAAATTCTTTTGTGCCAATGGATGAGGCATTAGCACAAGTAGTTGTCGATTTAAGTAACCGCCCACACTTAGAAATAAGGGCAAATTTCCCGTCACAAAAGGTTGGGACATTTGATACAGAGCTCGTCCATGAATTTTTATGGAAGTTTGCACTGGAAGCAAGAATGAACTTACATGTCATTGTTCATTACGGTCAAAATACGCATCATATAATTGAAGCTATCTTTAAGGCACTTGGCCGGGCTTTAGACGAAGCGACAACAATCGATCCGCGCATTAAAGGAATTCCCTCTACAAAAGGAATGCTGTAA
- the hisF gene encoding imidazole glycerol phosphate synthase subunit HisF — METKRIIPCLDVKDGRVVKGIKFVQLRDAGDPVEFANFYDKEGADELVFLDISASSEGRKTMTEIVQAVADQISIPLTVGGGINTLEDIKRILHAGANKVSINTAAVKNPELIKEGADCFGSKSIVIAIDAKYDKDLGSWRVYTHGGTKQTKWEVVEWAKEAVNYGAGEILLTSIDCDGEKNGFDIELTRLVSESVHVPVVASGGAGEREHFIKVLTEGKANAALAASIFHYKETSVKEIKSFLKERGVNVSER; from the coding sequence GTGGAAACGAAACGAATCATACCTTGTCTTGATGTAAAGGATGGGAGAGTTGTAAAGGGAATTAAGTTTGTTCAACTGCGAGATGCAGGTGATCCGGTTGAATTTGCTAATTTTTATGATAAGGAAGGTGCCGATGAACTTGTTTTTCTTGATATTTCTGCTTCAAGCGAAGGAAGAAAAACGATGACGGAAATTGTTCAAGCGGTTGCCGATCAAATATCGATTCCACTTACTGTTGGCGGGGGAATTAATACGCTTGAAGATATAAAGCGGATTTTGCACGCTGGTGCAAATAAAGTGTCGATAAATACGGCGGCTGTTAAGAATCCCGAATTAATCAAAGAGGGTGCGGATTGTTTCGGTTCAAAAAGTATTGTTATAGCGATTGATGCAAAATATGATAAAGACCTAGGCTCTTGGCGTGTTTACACGCATGGCGGTACAAAACAGACTAAATGGGAAGTTGTTGAATGGGCTAAGGAAGCCGTTAACTATGGAGCTGGAGAGATTTTGTTAACTAGTATAGATTGTGACGGTGAAAAAAATGGCTTTGATATTGAGTTAACTAGGTTAGTGAGTGAATCTGTACATGTACCAGTCGTTGCTTCAGGTGGAGCTGGCGAGAGGGAGCATTTTATTAAAGTATTAACAGAAGGAAAAGCAAATGCAGCATTAGCAGCCTCAATTTTTCATTATAAAGAAACGTCAGTGAAGGAAATTAAGTCGTTCCTAAAAGAAAGAGGAGTGAATGTAAGTGAACGTTGA
- a CDS encoding BA5345 family protein: MNFEAKHLIRWGIPGWVYISFVFLFFLINDQERLFQYLAAFDVSIVGLTAVLTGLGIIVGHIIHQMSMLFGFIIWTNWRVYFKKEYNLDKIIMNHKVGKDIRRIYSYRLGQVHALRALSTSGVLSSFTLLLLMNFYSFSLKGLMLLAVSLLVTVVTLINHYYFKRNFDFFIKQIRRDYREH, from the coding sequence ATGAATTTTGAAGCAAAGCATTTAATTAGATGGGGAATTCCAGGATGGGTTTATATATCTTTTGTTTTTTTGTTTTTTCTAATCAATGATCAAGAAAGGTTATTTCAATACTTAGCTGCTTTTGATGTTTCAATAGTTGGATTAACCGCAGTATTAACTGGATTAGGTATTATAGTCGGTCATATAATCCATCAAATGAGTATGTTATTCGGTTTCATCATTTGGACAAATTGGCGGGTGTATTTTAAAAAAGAATATAATCTAGACAAGATTATTATGAATCATAAAGTTGGCAAAGATATCCGTAGAATATATAGTTACCGCTTAGGACAAGTTCATGCACTTAGAGCTTTATCTACTAGTGGAGTTTTATCGAGTTTCACACTTCTATTACTTATGAATTTTTATTCATTTTCACTGAAGGGACTCATGTTATTAGCTGTCAGTTTACTAGTTACCGTTGTAACACTTATAAACCATTATTACTTTAAAAGGAATTTTGATTTTTTTATTAAACAAATTAGAAGAGACTATAGAGAACATTAA
- the hisA gene encoding 1-(5-phosphoribosyl)-5-[(5-phosphoribosylamino)methylideneamino]imidazole-4-carboxamide isomerase, which yields MSFTIYPAIDMRGGRCVRLLQGDYEKETVYGDSPFIMAQRFEEEGAKWVHMVDLDGAKDGKRVNDQFVIETAQKLNCHIQIGGGIRTERDIVHYLENGVSRVIIGSAAVANPEFAVEMLRKYGSRLAIGIDAKNGFVATNGWLNTSSVKAVDLGKRFVDAGAETFIFTDIATDGTLQGPNIKAIEEMAIATGKRVIASGGVSSLSDLISLKKLAHLGVSGVIVGKAIYENRFTVSEAIRAVQ from the coding sequence ATGAGTTTTACGATCTATCCCGCAATTGATATGAGAGGGGGACGCTGTGTCCGTCTTTTGCAAGGTGATTATGAAAAGGAAACAGTATACGGTGACTCACCTTTTATAATGGCACAACGGTTTGAAGAAGAAGGCGCTAAATGGGTTCATATGGTAGATTTGGATGGTGCAAAGGATGGGAAACGTGTAAATGATCAATTTGTAATTGAAACGGCGCAAAAATTGAACTGTCATATACAAATTGGTGGGGGCATTCGGACTGAAAGAGATATTGTTCATTATTTAGAAAACGGTGTCAGCCGAGTAATTATTGGCAGTGCCGCTGTTGCTAATCCTGAATTTGCTGTTGAAATGCTGAGGAAATATGGGAGCAGGCTTGCAATTGGAATAGATGCAAAAAACGGGTTTGTTGCAACTAATGGCTGGCTTAATACTTCCTCAGTAAAAGCAGTTGATTTAGGAAAGCGATTTGTCGATGCAGGAGCAGAAACTTTTATTTTTACTGATATTGCTACTGATGGCACGCTTCAAGGACCGAATATAAAAGCGATAGAAGAAATGGCAATTGCAACAGGGAAACGCGTAATTGCTTCAGGAGGAGTAAGCAGCCTATCTGATTTAATATCTTTAAAAAAGCTCGCTCATCTGGGAGTCAGCGGAGTCATTGTTGGCAAAGCAATTTACGAAAATCGCTTTACTGTTTCAGAAGCAATAAGGGCAGTGCAATAA
- the clpP gene encoding ATP-dependent Clp endopeptidase proteolytic subunit ClpP has translation MNLIPTVIEQTNRGERAYDIYSRLLKDRIIMLGSAIDDQVANSIVAQLLFLEAENPEKDISIYINSPGGSITAGMAIFDTMQFIKPNIQTICIGIAASMGAFLLAAGTKGKRYCLPNSEVMIHQPLGGAQGQATEIEIAAKRILFLRDKLNHILAERTGQPLEVIQRDTDRDNFMTAEKALEYGLIDHIISRNSLDKK, from the coding sequence ATGAATTTAATCCCTACTGTTATTGAACAAACAAATCGAGGAGAACGTGCATACGATATTTATTCTCGTCTGTTAAAAGACCGGATTATTATGCTAGGCAGTGCAATAGACGATCAGGTTGCAAATTCAATTGTCGCTCAATTATTATTTTTAGAAGCAGAAAACCCTGAAAAAGACATATCTATTTACATTAATAGCCCAGGAGGAAGTATTACTGCTGGGATGGCTATTTTTGATACAATGCAATTTATTAAACCAAACATTCAAACAATTTGTATTGGAATAGCTGCTTCAATGGGAGCATTCTTATTAGCAGCAGGAACAAAAGGCAAACGTTATTGTTTACCTAACAGTGAAGTGATGATTCATCAACCGCTTGGCGGAGCGCAAGGGCAAGCAACTGAAATTGAAATTGCCGCAAAGCGAATTCTGTTTTTACGAGACAAACTTAACCATATTCTTGCAGAGCGTACAGGACAACCGCTTGAAGTCATTCAACGAGATACAGATCGAGACAACTTTATGACAGCTGAAAAAGCGCTTGAATACGGTTTAATCGACCATATTATTTCCCGAAATTCATTAGATAAAAAATAA
- a CDS encoding 8-oxo-dGTP diphosphatase gives MQRVTNCVLQKDDKILMLQKPRRGWWVAPGGKMESGESIKDSCVREYREETGIYLRNPVIKGIFTFIMKDGDRVISEWMMFTFFATEADGIHMNESQEGKLAWQPVDHIKNLPMAAGDYHILDYMIHGQGIIYGTFTYTPEFELLSYRLDPN, from the coding sequence GTGCAACGGGTCACAAACTGTGTGCTGCAGAAAGATGATAAAATATTGATGTTGCAAAAACCCCGTCGTGGTTGGTGGGTTGCTCCTGGTGGAAAAATGGAATCAGGAGAGTCCATAAAGGATTCCTGTGTTCGAGAATACCGCGAAGAAACAGGGATTTACTTACGGAATCCCGTAATCAAAGGAATTTTTACATTCATTATGAAAGACGGTGATCGTGTGATTTCAGAATGGATGATGTTTACATTTTTTGCTACAGAGGCAGATGGCATTCATATGAATGAATCACAAGAAGGTAAGTTAGCTTGGCAGCCTGTCGATCATATCAAAAATCTACCCATGGCTGCAGGAGATTATCATATACTTGACTACATGATTCATGGACAAGGTATCATATATGGAACATTTACCTATACACCAGAATTTGAACTGCTAAGCTATCGGCTTGATCCAAATTGA
- a CDS encoding gluconeogenesis factor YvcK family protein has protein sequence MIGNREPRIVIIGGGTGLPVLLRGLKQYPVDITAIVTVADDGGSSGRLREGMDIPPPGDIRNVLAALSDVEPLIEEIFQHRFTTSNELSGHSLGNLILAAMTSITGDFVHAIKVMSKVLNVRGKVLPAANQIADLHAEMTDGTIVSGESRIPVAGKRIKKVFLTPKEISPLPETVHAIRQADLIIIGPGSLYTSILPNLLVPKLGNEVCRSKAKKVYICNLMTQAGETHQYTASEHVKAIYDHMKCTFIDTILVNSKQIPREILKPYHEEFANQVFCDHNKLYELGIEVVGGDLVTFEDGVIRHDTKLVASILYSMLIHETKKNFNA, from the coding sequence ATGATCGGAAATAGAGAGCCAAGAATTGTCATCATCGGAGGTGGAACAGGATTGCCAGTATTGCTGCGGGGCTTAAAGCAGTATCCAGTTGATATTACGGCAATTGTTACTGTCGCTGATGATGGAGGCAGTTCAGGACGACTGAGAGAGGGTATGGATATTCCTCCTCCAGGTGATATCCGTAATGTATTGGCAGCGCTTTCTGATGTAGAGCCGTTAATTGAAGAGATATTTCAGCATCGTTTTACTACTTCCAATGAGCTTTCAGGACATTCTCTTGGGAATCTCATCTTAGCAGCGATGACCTCGATAACAGGGGATTTTGTTCACGCTATTAAAGTGATGAGTAAAGTACTAAATGTTAGGGGAAAAGTACTTCCTGCGGCTAATCAAATTGCTGATCTTCATGCAGAAATGACTGACGGAACTATCGTATCTGGAGAATCTAGAATCCCTGTAGCGGGAAAACGAATAAAAAAAGTCTTTTTAACACCAAAGGAAATTAGTCCGCTTCCTGAGACAGTTCATGCCATTAGACAGGCAGATTTAATTATTATCGGTCCAGGGAGCTTATACACTAGTATTTTGCCAAATCTCCTTGTACCTAAGCTAGGAAACGAAGTATGCAGATCAAAAGCCAAAAAAGTTTATATTTGTAATCTCATGACACAAGCAGGCGAAACACATCAGTATACAGCGAGTGAGCATGTGAAGGCAATTTATGATCATATGAAGTGTACATTTATTGATACGATCCTTGTGAACAGCAAGCAAATACCAAGAGAGATTCTTAAACCCTATCATGAAGAATTTGCCAATCAAGTTTTCTGTGATCATAACAAATTATATGAACTTGGTATAGAAGTTGTCGGCGGGGATCTTGTAACATTTGAAGACGGTGTTATTCGACATGACACAAAATTAGTTGCGAGTATTTTATATTCTATGCTTATTCATGAAACTAAAAAAAACTTTAATGCTTAG